GGCCGATTCGGAGTACGTCTACGACGGAGCGCGCGTGTCCGCCCTCGTCGGCGAACGGTTCGCCGCGCTGCGCGGCCGCCTGGACCGGATCGAACGGGTGCCGGGCCTCGCGGTGCGCTCCTACGCCGAGGGGGACCGCGCCGCCTGCGAGGACCTGATCGAGGCCTGGCGCGGCCGGCCCAGGAACCAGCGCGCCAACAGCGCCGCGTACCGCCTCGCCCTGCTGTGCCTTGCCCACCATGCCGACTTCGGCCCCGAATGGCTGCGCGGGGAGGTGCTGACCCAGGACGGCCGCGTACGCGCCGTGACCTTCGGCGGGCCGATCTGCGAGGGGTGGGGAAGCCTGTTCGTCGTTCTCGCCGATCCGCGCATGCCGGGGCTCGGCGATCTGCAGCGTTACCGCTTCATCCGCAACAACCCGGACCTCCGTCTGTGGAAGGAGCTCGGGGACGTGGACGGGCCTCAGCTCGCCGCGATCAAGGGGGCGTTCGACCCCGTGGCGCGGAATCCCCTGTGGCGCGTCGCGCTTCGGGACGGGAACGAGTAGCGGCTCGCTGCATGGTCCCGAGGCGACCGTTGACGTCGCTCCTCCGACCGGCGTAGAACACGCGAACCGCGAGCTTCGACTCGCCAGGAGGCCCTCATGAGGATGTTGTCCCGCATTGTCGTCGCCGTCGCCGTGTGTGTCGGCGTGTTCGGCGTCTCCAGCATCATGGCCGGACGCGGTCGACCGGCACCTCCTCCGCCGGTCCTGTGCGGCTGCGCCTGTCCCGATGGATCGTTCGTGACGACTCACGCGCCGGACGCCGACTCCTGCCCGAGCGCCTGCGCGACGGCTTGCCAGGGATCCGAGGAGATGTGACCCCGTAGGACCGGCAGGGGCGTCGCCGCCCCTGCCGCCGTCGCCCCCTATTCGCAGGCGTCTCCGATCCCGTCGCCGTCCCCGTCGCTCTGAGAGGGGTTCGGCACGGCCGGGCAATTGTCGATCGCCTGCTCCACGCCGTCGCCGTCGGCATCCTGCCCGGTGCTCGGGCACGGGTCGCCGTTCGGGATCGCCTGCCCGTCGCCGTCGCGCGCGAGCGCCGACTCGCCGCAACCCACGCGCGAGACGACGTAGAAGAACACGTTGCCCGGGAGCGGCGTCAGGGGGTCCTCCGCGGAGGCCTCCGAGATCCGCGACGCCACGCAGTACTGGTTGTAGCTCCAGGCCGTGTTCCGCCTCCGGACGCCGCGATACACGTTGAAGCGCTCCGGGATCGAGGCGCCCACCCACGTCAGCCGCGTCGTCCCGCCGGCGTTCGAGACCGCGAGGGTGTCGCCGACCTCGACCGGCGGAGCGTTGGTCGGATCGGCCGGCGCGCAGTCGCACGCGTCCCCCGAGGCATCGGCGTCGACGTTCTCCTGGCCGGGGTTCGGAATACCCGGACAGTTGTCGAAGCAGGAGCCGATGCCGTCGCCGTCCGGGTCGCCGTCCTCGTCGATCGTTCCGTCGCAATCGTCGTCGATGCCGTTGCAGATCGTGTCGTCGGAGGCGGGCGACCCCGGCACGCAGCTGTCGACCACGGACCCCGTGACGCACGACGTGGATCCGGTCGCGGTGCAGGCACCCACGCCGCAAACGGTCGCGAGCGACGCGTAGTCCTCGTCGAACAGGGCATCGCAGTCGTCGTCGATGCCGTCGCAGGTCGCGTCCTCGAACAGGTGGCGGCATCCTCCCGCCGTGCAACGGTCGACGGTGCACGTGTCGAGATCGTCGCAGGCGGCATCGTCCACGCAGAACGGGGAGTCGAGGTCGCCGCGCTTGTGGTCGAAGCGCTGCCCGCCGAGCGTCAGCAGGACGTTGGTACCCGTGAGGCCCGTCACCGGGTCGATCGTGTACAGCCGGTCGGTCAGGACGTTGGCGCCGTAAAGGACGTTCGAATGGCCGAGGGATGCGAGCCCGGCGAGGTTGAACCCCGATTCCGGGTCGATCAGCGTCGCGATCGCCGTGGCCGGGTCCACCTCGTAGAGTCCCGCCGTCGATCCGACGCCGTTGGTCCAGAGCGTCAGCCGGTCGTCCGCATCGAACGTCAGGTCGCCGCCGTGCAGCTCGGTGGTGACCGTTCCGACGAAGTCGGCCTGCGCGGTCGCGGGATCGATCGTGTACAGGCCGGAGTCATCCTGGCTGTGGGCGTAGAGCGTTCCGTCGTTGCGGAACGTCATTCCGGCGACGCCGGCGAGCGGCGTCGTCCCGTTCTCGATCGGACCGACGACCTCCACGGACGTCGGGATCGTCGAGACCGGGTCGAGCACGATCTTGAGGAGCAGGCACGAGAACGTGGAGCCCCGGCACACCGCGCCCGCGTTGTCGGTCCCGGCGGCGTAGAGCGTCGTGCCGTCCGCGGCGGCGAGCGCGAGGATCGGCGTGTAGGCGCTGCCGATCGAACCACGGGCGGTCAGAAGCCCCGTGATCGGATCCACGGCGTAGATCGTCGTCACCGTGGGAGGATCGAACGGGCTGTCGACGAGGTACAGCGGCGCCTGCGCACGCGCGACGGACGCGGCGAGCAGCGTGGAGGCGAGCGCGGATGCACCGAGTCGAAGTCGCACCGGGGGGGCTCCGTGGGTCCTGATGGTCTCGCGTAAAGATGGCGCGAAGTCGGGATTCGCGCACGCGGGAGGTGGGCCGATTTCGAAATTGAGACCGGAGATCCTCGTTACCGGATGTAACCGAGCGCCTTCAAACGCTGCAGAAGCTCGTCGGAAACGGGCTCCTGCGGGGATCCGCCGTCCTCGCCGATCGGCGCCGGCTTCTTGTCCGTCCCCCGGGCCCGCACGGCGGCGACCATGCGGATCACCTCCGGCGGGAGGTCCGCCAGGCGCGGCGACAGATCGGTCGTTTCGGCCGGATCGACCGCCAGGTCGAAGATCTCGAGCGGGGCCGCGGGTACGGCGACCCCCATATTCCTCTCGGCGGGCCACGGCGTGAAGATCACCTTGTAGGTTCCTTCGAGGATCGCGAAGCGATCGGGCCCGTATTCGGTGGACTCCGCGGTCACGGGTGCCGCGGGCGGCTCGGAGCCGGTCCGGCAGGCGGCCGCGAGACTTCGGCCGGCGTGGTCCGGGCTCGCGGGGACGCCCGCCAGATCCAGGAGCGTCGGGGCGACGTCCAGCAGGCTCACGAGCGCGCCGACCCTCGCCTTCGCGGCGCCCCCGTTCGGCCACCGCACGAACAGCGGCACGTGGATGAGCTCCTGGTAGAGCGAGTGGCCGTGGCCCGGGCTGCGCTCCACGCTGTGATCCCACAGGTCGTCGCCGTGATCGGAGGTCACGACCAGGATGACCTCGTCGAGGATCCCGTCGCGCCGCAGCGTCTCGAGGAACTCGCCGACGAGGCGGTCCGTGTAGGCGACGTCGCCGTCGTAGAGACCCCGCACCCATTCCCGCTCGTCCGTGGTGAGCGTCAGGCGGCCCGCCCGGATTTCCTCGATCTCGACATTGGTGAACCGGTCCCCGAGGCGCCCGCGCACGGCGGGGTCCGCCCGGTCGGCGTGGGTGTACGGGGAGTGGACCGCGTAGGTGTGGAGGAAGACGAAGAAGGGATCGTTCCCCGCGCCGCGGATCCACCGCAGCGCCAGGTCGAGGGAGCGGGGCAAGCCGTCGTCGCCATCGTCCTTTTCGTCGTAGATCTCGAACCCCTGGCCGAATCCGAAGGTGGCGGAGACGTAGCCGTCGGCGGTGAACGCGGCCGTCCGATAACCCGCTTCCCGGAAGTCCTCCGCCAGCATGCGGTGGACCGGGTGGATCTTCATGAAGTCGAGCCTGGCGTCGTGGTCGAAGGGGAGCTTCGAGGTGAACAACGACGCGTGGGTGGCCAGGGTCCACGGGGACGGAGCGATCGCACGCTCGAAGACCACGCCCTCGCCGGCGAGCACGTCGAGACGCGGGGTGAGCCCGCGCGGGTTGCCGTAGACCCCCAGCCGGTCGGCGCGCAGCGTGTCCAGACAAACCACGAGAACCGACGGCCGTCCGCGCGCGCGCATCGACCCGATCGCCGGATAGGCCAGGTGGGCGACCGACGCCAGGAGCCACGCGCCGATCACGACGCGGGATGCGACGGCAGCCGCCGGCCGCGGGGCCCCCGGCGATCCTCGGCGGAAGGCATCGACCGCCCGGGCGACCACAAGGCACGCACCGAGCCCGATCACGACCGCCATCCCGACCGCCGTCAGCTTCGCGCTGCTCGCCCCCTCGAGCGGGAAGGCCGCGGACCGGTAGGGCCCGAGCGCGAGCCGAACGCCCCACGCGCCCAGCCCGGCGATCAGGGCGCCCGCGACGATCCCCGCCCTTCGCCCGAACCGCGCGGTGCCGGCCACGGCGACCGCGACGACGACCGACAGGATCATGCCGGCGAGGCCGATGCGGCTGACGCCGGGCAGGATCCGTCCCAGCGCGAGCCACGCCATGTGGTGAGGCCCGTCGCCGTGCACGCGGCTCGCCCACGCCCCGAGCACGACTCCGACGGCCATGCCCGCGGCCGCGCCCTGGGCCGCGCGGACGACGATCCACGACATCCGGGACCTGTCCATCATCGAAACCGATAAACCGCGGCTCGCCGCGCCGGACCGTCACCCGTCACGAAGACCTCCTCCAGCCAAGGGCGCGTGGACGGATCGAACCCGCCGAGCGCACGTTCGCGCGGCGTGTGAAAGACGAAGTCGATGTCCCATCGATCGAGCAGCTCCCGCCTCCACGCGTCGTCGTCCGGCCCCGCGGCGTAGAACCGCAGAACGTCGGCACGCCGCTCCGCCGCGTGGCCGGTCAACGCGTTGTGGCCGACGTAGGTGGCGATGCCGGAGAACGGCGGGATGAACGTGCCGATCTCGTAGCACGCGATCGCCCTCGCCCCTCGAGGGGCGATCGTCCGCAGGGCCTGGAGCGCGCGGAACTCCTCCGCGCGGAGCCAGGACGGGTAGCTCAGCGCGCGGAGCTCGCGCCACTGATGCTGGTGCACGTAACAGGGGGTGATCAGGTTCAGGGGAGCGATAAGCGCCACGAGCCCCAGAGCGCGCATCCCCCGGCCGTCGGCGCGGGCGGGCCGGCGACGCAGGGACCGGGTCAGGCGCGCGACCAGGGGAGCGAGCACGACCGCCAGGGTCGTGCAGGCGAGCGCCGCCAGCGGGAACTGCAGCCCACCCATCATGCGACGCTGGAATCCGATCGGCAGGTGAATGAGAACGAGCCCGGAGGCGAGCCACGAGAGCATGACCAGCTGCGGGCGTCCCAGGGTGCGGAAGCGGGGGAGCACCAGGACGGCGAGCAGCGCGTTCACCCCGAAACACATGACGAGTCGGCCGGGCTCCGGGGTCGTCATGACGCCCTGGAGGTGCCATGCCCGGATCGCGGGGTTGGTGCTCACGAGGTAGAGGTCGTAGGCCACGGCGGGCGCGGCGACGAGCGAGGCGACCAGGGACTGGAACGCCTCGTCGCGGGGCCAGCGCCTCTCGGCGAGGCCCAGGAACAGCGGCACCGTCCAGATCGTGCCGAGCACGCTCACGGTGTCGAAGGGGTGGAAGAGGGTCAGGACGAACAGGACGGCTCCCGCCCCTGCGGCGGCGGCGGTCCGCCGCCGCATCCCGCGCCCGGGCTGCCACGCCGCGAGCATGAGCAGGAGGGTCGCGATCATCGCCGCGAACCCCGCCGTCATGTGCGGGAAGAGCATCATGCTGAAAAACGTGCTGATCTCGGGCATCCACCAGCCCGGGCTGTGAGCGGTCCAGTTCACGTCCGCGTGCCGCTGCAGGAAGGCGATGGGCCCTTCCCAGCCGCCGCCGAAGATGAGCATGACGAAACACGCGAACCGTTCGCCGCTCTTGTCGAACAGGCGCCGGGCCAGGGCGTAGAGAACCGCCAGCAGGATCGCACCGAAGGCGACCTTCGCCAGGCTGTACACCTCGACGACGTCCGCGCGGAACAAGCGGGCGAGCGTCCCGAGGGACCAGAGCAGGAGGTTCACGTAGTTCCGCGGGTGCGCGTCGACGGTGTACAGGTCGGACATGAAGAACCGGCCGTCTTTCGCCTGCTGCATGAACGACCAGTCCGCCGCGGCGTCGTCGAGGTAGAGCGGCAGCGTCCCGGTCAGGGCCAGGTCGGGGTAGTACCGCTTGTGCTGCGCGCGCACCGCCCACGCAAGGGGGAGCTGGGACGCGAGGAGAACCACGACGGCGACAAGCGTCGCGATCACGGGGAGGATCGGGCGCGCCGCCGTCGCCGACCCGGTCCCACGGTCGTCTTGGCGGTCGTGCACGCGAGCTTGCCCCCCCTCAGGGCGGCGGGGATGATAACCCCGGTCGCGGGCCGTGCGGGCTCCCCGAGCCGGGATCTCCCCCCGAACCGGCTTGTCACCACGTCCGACCCGAGCGAGAATCCGGCACTTGAGCGAATCCGGAAGAGCCGACGAGGAATTTCAGCGGAAGCTGAACGCCCTGAAGATCGACCGCGACGAGCGGGGGCGATCGGGCCTGCCCGTCGCCTGGATGGTGGTGGGGGGCGTCCTCGTGATCGTGGCCGCGGCTGCGGCGTGGTGGCTGTTCCGCCCCCGGCCGCTCCCGGTGCGGACCGCCCTCGTCGAGGAGGAGGTCCAGCGGGCGCAGGGCGGTCCGACCGTGCTCAACGCCTCGGGGTACGTCACCGCGCGGCGCCAGTCGACGGTCGCCTCGAAGGTCACCGGGAAGGTCGTCGAGGTACTCGTCGAGGAGGGGATGAAGGTCGAGAAGGACCAGGTCCTCGCGCGGCTGGACCCGAGCCAGGCGAACCAGTCGCTCGCCCTGGCCCGGGCGCAGCTCGAGACCGCGCGCCGTGCGACCGGCGAGACCGAGGCGCAGCTCAGGGAAGCGACGCTGCGGCTGAGGCGGGTGAAAGACCTCCTCGCCGGGGGAATGGCGGCCCCGTCGGACGGCGACGCCGTCGAAGCGGAAGTCGGAGTGCTCGAGGCGCGCCGGGCGACGCAGGAGGAGCAGGTGCGCGAAGCGGAACGCACGGTGGACATCGCGCGGCAGGCCGTGGCCGACACGGTGATCCGTGCTCCGTTCGCCGGGGTGGCGATCTCCAAGAACGCGCAGCCCGGGGAGATCATCTCGCCGATGTCGGCGGGGGGTGGGTTCACGAGAACCGGCATCTCGACGATCGTGGACATGTCCTCGCTCGAGATCGAGGTGGACGTGAACGAGGCGTACATCCAGCGCGTGGTGCCCGGCCAGCGGGTGGAGGCGACCCTCGACGCCTACCGCGACTGGACGATCCCCGCGCACGTGATCACGACCATTCCCGCCGCCGACCGGCAGAAGGCGACGGTGACGGTGCGGATCGCCTTCGACCGGCTCGACCCGCGGATCCTCCCCGACATGGGGATCAAAGTCGCGTTCCTGGGCGATGCCGGCGCCTCGACGGGACGGGTCACGCCCGTCGTGCGCGTCCCTCGCGCGGCGGTGCGAGGATCGATCGGCGAGGAGTTCGTGTTCGTCGTGAAGGGGGACGGGACGCTCGAGCGCCGCGCGGTAAAGCTCGGCCCGGGCTCCGAGGATCCGGCCGAGGTCATGGCGGGGCTCTCCGCCGGGGAGCGCGTGGTCACGGCCGGCCCGGCGGACCTGAAGGAAGGGCTCGCCGTCGCCGAGCAACCGGAGTCGAACTGAGGAGCGAGGAGCCGATGGCCACCCTGGTCGAAGTCCGGAACATCCACAAGAACTTCTCGCGCGGCGGGGAGAAGATCGACGTCCTGCAGGGGCTCGCGATGACGGTCGAGCGCGGGGAGTTCCTCGCGCTGATGGGCCCCTCGGGTTCCGGGAAGTCGACGCTTCTCAATCTGATCGGCGGGCTCGACCGGCCCAGCGCCGGGACGGTCGACGTCGACGGCGTGAGGATCTCCGAGCTCTCCGAAGGCAAGCTGACCGCCTGGCGGGCGCGTCACGTGGGGTTCGTCTTCCAGATGTACAACCTCCTCCCGGCGCTCACGGCCGAGCGCAACGTCGAGCTGCCGCTGCTCCTCACCTCGCTGTCGGGGGCGCGGCGCCGGCAGCAGGTCGCGACCGCGCTCGCCCTCGTCGGCCTGTCGGACCGGACCAAGCACTTCCCGCGGCAGCTCTCGGGAGGCCAGGAGCAACGCGTGGGGATCGCGCGCGCGATCGTCACCGACCCCACGTTGCTCCTGTGCGACGAGCCCACCGGCGATCTCGACCGGAAGGCGGGGGACGAGGTGCTCGACCTGCTGCAGGCCCTCAACCGGGAGCACGGCAAGACGGTGATCATGGTCACGCACGACCCCCATGCCGCGGAGCGGGCCGGCCGGGTGCTCCATCTGGAGAAAGGCGTGCTCGTCGGGACGGCGGCGTGAAGTTCTGGCCGCTGCTGTGGAGCAATCTGACGCGCCGCAAGGCGCGCACGATCTTCACGCTCCTGTCGATCGCCGTCGCGTTCATCCTGTTCGCGTACCTGGCCGCGGTACGCGTCGCGTTCAGCGCGGGGGTCGACGTCGCGAACGCCTCGCGCCTGCTGACCGTCAACAAGGTGTCGATCATCCAGCCGCTTCCCTACAGCTACCAGGAGGAGATCGCGCGCACGCCCGGGGTCGCGGCCGTGACCCACGCGTCCTGGTTCGGGGGCGTCTATCAGAATCCGAACACCGGCTTCCAGGGCGTTTTCCAGGCCCCGGTGGAGCCCGAGCCCTTCCTCGCGATGTACCCCGAGTTCAAGGTGCCGGAGGACCAGAAGCGCGCGTGGATCGAGGACCGCGAAGGGGTGCTCGTCGGGGAGACCACGGCGCAGCGGTACGGCTGGAAGGTCGGGGATCGGGTGCCGATCCAGGCGACGATCTGGCGGAAGAAGGACGGGTCGAGAGTCTGGGAGTTCAACGTCCGGGGCATCTACACGGGGGACCGGTCCGTCGACAGGTCGCAGTTCCTCTTCCACTACGCCTACTTCGACGAGGCTCGCGAGGCGGGGCAGGGGATCGTCGGCTGGTACATCCTCAGGATCGCCGATCCCTCGCAGTCCGCGGAGGTCGCCAAGAGCATCGACCGGCTCTTCGCCAACTCGCCGGCCGAGACGTCGACCATGACCGAGAAGGCACTCGCGCAGGCGTTCGCGAACCAGATCGGAAACATCGGCGCGATCATCCAGTGGATCCTCACCGCGGTCTTCTTCACCCTGCTGCTCGTCACCGGGAACACGATCGCGCAGTCGGTCCGCGAGCGGACTGCCGAGCTCGCCGTGCTCAAGACCGTCGGCTTCACCAACGGCCGGACGCTGGCGCTCGTGCTGATCGAGGCGTGCCTGCTCACGGTCGCCGGCGGGGGGCTCGGCCTCGCCGTCGGCGCCGCCGCCATCTCCGGCGGGGACCCGACCGGAGGCTTCCTCCCCATCTTCTACTTCCCGTCGCGCGACGCCGTCGTCGGCGTCCTGCTCGTCGTGTCGCTGGGCCTCGTCGCCGGGATTCTCCCCGCCGTCCAGGCGATGCGTCTCCGGATCGTCGACGCGCTTCGGAGGGCCTGAGCATGTCGCTGGCCAACGGACTGACTCAGGTGGCCGCGGTCACGCTGACGGCGCTCCGGACGATCCCGCAGCGTCGAGGCCCTTCGCTCGCGACCGTCACCGGGATCGCCGGCGTCGTCGCGGTGCTCGTCGCGGTTCTCTCGATCGGCGAGGGATTCCGCAGGACGCTCCGGGAGGCCGGCTCGCCGCGCAACGCGCTGGTCATGAGGGCGGGCAGCGACAGCGAGATGATGAGCGTCCTCGTCGGCGATTCCGTCGACATCATCGCGCAGGCGCCGGGGATCGCGCGCGGCGCGACCGCGCCCGGCGAGGCGGCCGTTCCCCTCTCCTCCGCCGAGCTGTTCGTCGTCGTCGACGTCCCCAAGTCCACGACCGGAACGCCCGCGAACGTCCCGCTGCGCGGCGTGCAGCCCGCCGCCTTCGCGGCGCGTCCCGAATTGACGATCGTCGAGGGTCGCGCGTTCGAGTGGGGAAGGAACGAGGTCCTCGTCGGGGACGCCGCGCGGCGCCAGTTCCGCGGCCTCGAGGTCGGTTCGAAGGTCAAGTGGGGGGAGAACGTCTGGACCGTCGTCGGCGCCTTCGCCGCCAACGGGGCGATCTGGGAGTCCGAGATCTGGACCGACGCACGTGTGCTGCAGCCCGCGTACCGGCGCGGGAACTCGTTCCAGACGGTCGTCGCGCGCCTCGAGAGTCCCGACGCCTTCGACCGGTTCAAGGACGCATTGACGAAGGACCCGAGGCTCGACGTGCAGGTGCTGCGCGAGAGCGAATACTACGGAAACCAGGGGCGGACGCTCCAGGCGGTGATCCGGAACCTGGGGTTCGTCCTCGCCGCGCTGATGGGGATCGGCGCGGTCTTCGGGGCCCTGAACACGATGTACTCCGCGGTCGCGGCGCGGACGCGCGAGGTGGCGACGTTGCGCGCGCTGGGATTCGGTCGCGTGGCGGTCGTCGTCTCGGTCCTCGCCGAGTCCTTGTGCCTGGCGCTGGCGGGGGCCGTGATCGGCGCGTGCGGCGCGTGGCTGTTCTTCGACGGTTACCGCACCTCCACGCTCAACTGGGACACCTTCAGCCAGGTCTCCTTCGCCTTCGACGTCACCCCCGCGCTCATGGCCCAGGGCGTGGCGTTCGCCCTGGTCCTGGGGCTTGCCGGAGGGATCCTCCCGGCGATCCGCGCCGCGCGACTTCCCGTGACGGCGGC
This region of Candidatus Polarisedimenticolaceae bacterium genomic DNA includes:
- a CDS encoding thrombospondin type 3 repeat-containing protein, whose translation is MRLRLGASALASTLLAASVARAQAPLYLVDSPFDPPTVTTIYAVDPITGLLTARGSIGSAYTPILALAAADGTTLYAAGTDNAGAVCRGSTFSCLLLKIVLDPVSTIPTSVEVVGPIENGTTPLAGVAGMTFRNDGTLYAHSQDDSGLYTIDPATAQADFVGTVTTELHGGDLTFDADDRLTLWTNGVGSTAGLYEVDPATAIATLIDPESGFNLAGLASLGHSNVLYGANVLTDRLYTIDPVTGLTGTNVLLTLGGQRFDHKRGDLDSPFCVDDAACDDLDTCTVDRCTAGGCRHLFEDATCDGIDDDCDALFDEDYASLATVCGVGACTATGSTSCVTGSVVDSCVPGSPASDDTICNGIDDDCDGTIDEDGDPDGDGIGSCFDNCPGIPNPGQENVDADASGDACDCAPADPTNAPPVEVGDTLAVSNAGGTTRLTWVGASIPERFNVYRGVRRRNTAWSYNQYCVASRISEASAEDPLTPLPGNVFFYVVSRVGCGESALARDGDGQAIPNGDPCPSTGQDADGDGVEQAIDNCPAVPNPSQSDGDGDGIGDACE
- a CDS encoding sulfatase; its protein translation is MDRSRMSWIVVRAAQGAAAGMAVGVVLGAWASRVHGDGPHHMAWLALGRILPGVSRIGLAGMILSVVVAVAVAGTARFGRRAGIVAGALIAGLGAWGVRLALGPYRSAAFPLEGASSAKLTAVGMAVVIGLGACLVVARAVDAFRRGSPGAPRPAAAVASRVVIGAWLLASVAHLAYPAIGSMRARGRPSVLVVCLDTLRADRLGVYGNPRGLTPRLDVLAGEGVVFERAIAPSPWTLATHASLFTSKLPFDHDARLDFMKIHPVHRMLAEDFREAGYRTAAFTADGYVSATFGFGQGFEIYDEKDDGDDGLPRSLDLALRWIRGAGNDPFFVFLHTYAVHSPYTHADRADPAVRGRLGDRFTNVEIEEIRAGRLTLTTDEREWVRGLYDGDVAYTDRLVGEFLETLRRDGILDEVILVVTSDHGDDLWDHSVERSPGHGHSLYQELIHVPLFVRWPNGGAAKARVGALVSLLDVAPTLLDLAGVPASPDHAGRSLAAACRTGSEPPAAPVTAESTEYGPDRFAILEGTYKVIFTPWPAERNMGVAVPAAPLEIFDLAVDPAETTDLSPRLADLPPEVIRMVAAVRARGTDKKPAPIGEDGGSPQEPVSDELLQRLKALGYIR
- a CDS encoding efflux RND transporter periplasmic adaptor subunit, encoding MSESGRADEEFQRKLNALKIDRDERGRSGLPVAWMVVGGVLVIVAAAAAWWLFRPRPLPVRTALVEEEVQRAQGGPTVLNASGYVTARRQSTVASKVTGKVVEVLVEEGMKVEKDQVLARLDPSQANQSLALARAQLETARRATGETEAQLREATLRLRRVKDLLAGGMAAPSDGDAVEAEVGVLEARRATQEEQVREAERTVDIARQAVADTVIRAPFAGVAISKNAQPGEIISPMSAGGGFTRTGISTIVDMSSLEIEVDVNEAYIQRVVPGQRVEATLDAYRDWTIPAHVITTIPAADRQKATVTVRIAFDRLDPRILPDMGIKVAFLGDAGASTGRVTPVVRVPRAAVRGSIGEEFVFVVKGDGTLERRAVKLGPGSEDPAEVMAGLSAGERVVTAGPADLKEGLAVAEQPESN
- a CDS encoding ABC transporter ATP-binding protein, giving the protein MATLVEVRNIHKNFSRGGEKIDVLQGLAMTVERGEFLALMGPSGSGKSTLLNLIGGLDRPSAGTVDVDGVRISELSEGKLTAWRARHVGFVFQMYNLLPALTAERNVELPLLLTSLSGARRRQQVATALALVGLSDRTKHFPRQLSGGQEQRVGIARAIVTDPTLLLCDEPTGDLDRKAGDEVLDLLQALNREHGKTVIMVTHDPHAAERAGRVLHLEKGVLVGTAA
- a CDS encoding FtsX-like permease family protein, producing MKFWPLLWSNLTRRKARTIFTLLSIAVAFILFAYLAAVRVAFSAGVDVANASRLLTVNKVSIIQPLPYSYQEEIARTPGVAAVTHASWFGGVYQNPNTGFQGVFQAPVEPEPFLAMYPEFKVPEDQKRAWIEDREGVLVGETTAQRYGWKVGDRVPIQATIWRKKDGSRVWEFNVRGIYTGDRSVDRSQFLFHYAYFDEAREAGQGIVGWYILRIADPSQSAEVAKSIDRLFANSPAETSTMTEKALAQAFANQIGNIGAIIQWILTAVFFTLLLVTGNTIAQSVRERTAELAVLKTVGFTNGRTLALVLIEACLLTVAGGGLGLAVGAAAISGGDPTGGFLPIFYFPSRDAVVGVLLVVSLGLVAGILPAVQAMRLRIVDALRRA
- a CDS encoding ABC transporter permease: MSLANGLTQVAAVTLTALRTIPQRRGPSLATVTGIAGVVAVLVAVLSIGEGFRRTLREAGSPRNALVMRAGSDSEMMSVLVGDSVDIIAQAPGIARGATAPGEAAVPLSSAELFVVVDVPKSTTGTPANVPLRGVQPAAFAARPELTIVEGRAFEWGRNEVLVGDAARRQFRGLEVGSKVKWGENVWTVVGAFAANGAIWESEIWTDARVLQPAYRRGNSFQTVVARLESPDAFDRFKDALTKDPRLDVQVLRESEYYGNQGRTLQAVIRNLGFVLAALMGIGAVFGALNTMYSAVAARTREVATLRALGFGRVAVVVSVLAESLCLALAGAVIGACGAWLFFDGYRTSTLNWDTFSQVSFAFDVTPALMAQGVAFALVLGLAGGILPAIRAARLPVTAALREA